One Aspergillus oryzae RIB40 DNA, chromosome 2 genomic window carries:
- a CDS encoding uncharacterized protein (predicted protein), whose protein sequence is MRPSAILLVIGVRTNRHIYNFSCHFSLPCPWLTADSDASLPMSASGDFGPAPPGVNLSENQNGSMLGAVITLIILGTLSVVLRIYARTEFKKFRFSIDDYLSFAALPHKAEAKCMRVIAHSPHHLLSYFIVIIVTINVACDPIPYFWEQYTDPNTAVGSCIDIPKFFFGNGIAAVLIDIMILIIPIPITWKLQMPKTQRLAVIGILLLGSL, encoded by the exons ATGCGGCCATCAgccatcctcctcgtcatcggagTCCGGACGAACAGG catatatataacttctCATgccatttctctcttccttgtccttggcTGACTGCCGACTCTGACGCATCTCTGCCCATGTCTGCGTCCGGAGACTTTGGGCCAGCGCCCCCGGGCGTCAACCTCTCAGAGAACCAAAATGGCTCTATGCTTGGGGCGGTCATTACCCTCATTATACTCGGGACGCTGTCCGTCGTACTGCGGATATACGCTCGGACTGAATTCAAAAAGTTCCGATTTTCTATTGACGATTATCTGAGCTTTGCTGCCTTG CCTCACAAGGCCGAAGCCAAGTGTATGCGAGTCATAGCTCATTCTCCCCACCATTTACTTA GCTATTTCAtagtcatcatcgtcacaaTCAACGTGGCCTGCGATCCAATCCCATACTTCTGGGAGCAATACACCGACCCCAATACCGCTGTGGGCAGCTGCATTGATATTCCCAAATTCTTTTTCGGAAATGGTATCGCGGCAGTCCTGATCGACATTAtgattctcatcatcccGATCCCCATTACCTGGAAACTACAGATGCCGAAAACTCAGAGATTGGCCGTGATCGGGATTCTATTACTGGGTAGCTTGTGA
- a CDS encoding flavin-containing monooxygenase (predicted flavoprotein involved in K+ transport), with protein sequence MRRPEDASNENPVTSAGLVAQGQTPPNWVSVKEDVAFTPRKIKIICAGAGFGGLTLAHKIKHGLKLEGVVDFVIYEKNADVGGTWFENRYPGVACDVPAHAYTFLFEPNPNYSHFYAPGPEIEEYIQRTARKWNLYDNIELNSKVVEATWDEAAGKWKVKVEQNGVIKEDEAEVFVSASGPLSKWKLPNIPGMSEFGGKLVHTAAWDESYEWKNKRVAVIGNGSSGVQCVAAMHSQVSKMVNYVRNPTWIASNFSGHLTRDGRNFAYTEEEKKKFREDPAAFFEMRKELENSVNQFAYGMMKDHTLNKLATEIATQQMQDRLKNSHDPSIALKMKPDFSPGCRRLTPCDGYLESFANPNTHMCWEAIDCITEKGIKTVDGKEEEFDLIVCATGFDTSFVPRWTMSGRDNATLDERWKHNPEAFFSVQVDGMPNYFIIGGPNFTVSNGSLLAGISFVCDYIMRWAQHMATHDIKSMEVKKEAIDDYNVWAQEYFKRTAWADNCRSWYKNGKSSGQVTAPYAGTTSHFKKCLDSIGAEHFNIQYNSANRFRCLGNGQVAGEENGMGDLAYYFVEGLW encoded by the exons ATGAGACGCCCCGAGGACGCATCCAACGAAAACCCAGTCACGTCGGCTGGTCTTGTCGCGCAAGGCCAGACTCCTCCGAACTGGGTTTCGGTCAAGGAAGATGTCGCTTTTACTCCCAGAAAGATCAAAATTATCTGCGCAGGAGCCGGCTTCGGCGGTTTGACCCTCGCCCACAAAATCAAACACGGACTCAAACTAGAGGGGGTGGTTGATTTTGTGATATATGAGAAGAATGCAGACGTGGGTGGAACCTGGTTTGAGAACAGATACCCAGGTGTTGCGTG TGATGTCCCAGCCC ATGCGTACACCTTCCTATTCGAACCAAACCCCAACTACTCGCATTTTTACGCCCCCGGCCCCGAAATCGAAGAGTATATACAGAGGACAGCCCGCAAATGGAATCTGTATGACAACATTGAGCTCAATTCCAAGGTGGTTGAGGCAACATGGGACGAAGCAGCTGGCAAATGGAAGGTGAAGGTTGAGCAGAACGGTGTGATTAAGGAGGACGAAGCCGAAGTATTTGTTAGCGCATCGGGACCTTTAAG TAAATGGAAGTTGCCCAACATTCCCGGAATGAGCGAATTTGGCGGTAAACTAGTTCACACTGCGGCCTG GGACGAGTCATatgaatggaagaacaaGCGCGTAGCAGTCATTGGAAACGGTTCATCGGGTGTCCAGTGTGTCGCAGCGATGCACTCCCAGGTGTCTAAGATGGTGAACTACGTGCGCAACCCAACATGGATCGCTTCCAACTTCAGCGGTCACCTGACGAGGGATGGGAGAAACTTTGCATAcactgaagaggaaaagaagaaattcagagAAGACCcggcggccttcttcgagaTGCGTAAGGAACTCGAAAACAG TGTGAACCAGTTCGCTTACGGTATGATGAAAGACCATACTCTCAATAAGCTTGCTACCGAGATCGCCACGCAGCAGATGCAGGACAGACTGAAAAATAGCCATGACCCATCCATTGCCCTTAAGATGAAACCAGACTTCAGCCCGGGTTGTCGCCGTTTAACACCTTGTGATGGGTATCTGGAGTCCTTTGCGAATCCGAATACACACATGTGCTGGGAAGCGATTGACTGTATTACAGAGAAGGGAATAAAGACAGttgatggaaaggaagaagagtttgatttgattgtCTGCGCCACTGGTTTTGACACATCCTTCGTTCCTCGTTGGACAATGTCTGGGCGGGATAACGCTACTTTAGACGAGCGGTGGAAGCACAACCCAGAGGCATTCTTCTCCGTTCAAGTGGATGGAATGCCCAATTACTTCATAATCGGTGGACCAAACTTCACTGTTTCCAATGGCTCACTTCTAGCTGGAATCTCCTTCGTATGCGACTACATCATGAGGTGGGCCCAGCACATGGCCACGCACGACATCAA GTCAATGGAGgtcaagaaggaagccatCGATGACTACAATGTCTGGGCACAGGAATACTTCAAGAGGACGGCCTGGGCCGATAATTGCCGGAGCTGGTACAAGAACGGCAAGTCTTCGGGGCAGGTCACTGCGCCTTACGCAGGCACAACCAGTCATTTCAAGAAGTGTCTTGACAGCATCGGTGCGGAACATTTCAACATTCAGTACAACTCTGCGAATCGCTTCCGTTGCCTTGGAAATGGTCAAGTGGCAGGTGAAGAGAATGGCATGGGAGACCTCGCATACTACTTTGTTGAAGGGCTTTGGTGA